A stretch of the Chitinophagaceae bacterium genome encodes the following:
- a CDS encoding RNA-binding S4 domain-containing protein has protein sequence MDSFKIKGDFIKLNQLLKLMGWCSSGAEANAAIEQGLVMVNGNVETRKRNKIMPSFQVTYGANTVLIE, from the coding sequence GTGGATTCCTTTAAAATAAAAGGCGACTTCATTAAATTGAATCAACTCTTGAAACTCATGGGATGGTGTAGTTCAGGAGCTGAAGCTAATGCAGCGATTGAGCAGGGACTTGTGATGGTAAATGGAAATGTGGAAACCAGGAAAAGAAATAAAATCATGCCTTCCTTTCAAGTAACCTACGGTGCCAATACAGTTTTGATAGAATAA